A window of Exiguobacterium sp. Helios genomic DNA:
ATTGTTTTAATTTTGGTGCTGTTAACACGGATGTCAGAGCAAGCAACATCCCCCAACCGAGAAAGACGAAGCCGAGCCCTTTTGCCGGTAATTTCATGACGAACGGTGCATAGGCCATGATCGTAAAGAAGCCGACGTTATACAAGGCTGCAACGATTCCAAGTGTCAGTAAAGACCGGTGTTTCATGGCCTGGAACGGTGCAATCAATGAAATCTTTTTCGCTGGTGTCGCTGTTGCGACCGGTTTCGGCATCAGGAATAACAACACGAGGAACGCGATGACCATGATCGTCGCAACACCCATGAAAGGCGCGCGCCATGTGATCGAACCGAGTGTTCCACCGAGCAGTGGACCGATTGAAATCCCGAGACCGACTGCCGCTTCATATAAGATGATCGCTTTTGCTGTTCCACCGGATGAAAGGGAAACAATCGCTGCGAGTGCTGTCGCGACGAACAGTGCATTCCCGAGTCCCCAACCGCCGCGTAACGCGACAAGTGTCCAAATACTGTCGGCCTGTGACGCAAAACCGGCAACAGTTGCGATAACCGCAATCCCGAGCATCAATGTCCCCTTTTGACCAATCCGTGAAGAAATCGCGCCGGTAATCAGCATCGCAAATGCCATGACGGCGTTATAACTTGTAAATAGTAGCGTAACTTCACTTTTTGATGCTTCGAGGTTTTCGGCAATCGTCGGTAGGACCGGATTGACGAGCCCCATTCCCATGAATGCCGTGATACTGGCAAAGAATACCGCCCAAACAGCAATCGGTTGATGCAGTAAACCGTGTTTGCTTTCCGATAGAACTGTTTCAGGCGCAAGTGTCGTTGTTTTTTCCGCAAGAGCCATATAAATCCTTCTTTCTTAAATAAACTGTTTAAACGAATGACGGATGACGTCACCGCGACTGATGATTCCGACGAGCTTGCCGTCTTTTAGAATCGGTAATTTTTTAATTCGTTTTGAACCGAGTGTCGCTGCAATTTCTTCCATCTCGGTTTCTGTCGTCGCTGTCACGACTTTCCGGCGTGCCATGTCCATGACAGGACGCGTCAGGATGTGACGGACGCGCTCTTCATAGTTTTCATCATCGCCTTTGATGACATCGACATATAAAAACGTATCGACAATGATGTCTTTATGTTTGCCGATGGCCCGCATGATATCGCCGTCGCTGATGTAGCCGACGACTTCCTGCTCTCCGTTGACGACCGGAACCCCACTGATACCGGATGTGATAAAACGTTCTACTACCGTCCGGATCGTATCCTGTTCATTGACCGTAATGACGGTTTCTTTCATCGATTGATAAGCTTTCATCAGAATTCTCCTTCATCAGACGCTGTAATTAAAATAAGTTCATAACAACAAGTTTCACGATACAATTAAATAACATTTATGATTGTATAATACAACTATAATCCTGTCAAGAAGCCTGCCTTTGATTGACAGAGGACAGCCCGTGCGTAATGATGAGGGCAATGAATGCTAATGAGAGGTGACAATATGTCGAATCAATCCCTGGAAACAATTGAACTGGAACTGGCGATTCTTATTCGTCGTTTAACGACGGCAACGGCCGATAATCGGAACCTGGACCGTGCTTCCTATTTACTCTTGCGCCAGTTATCTGACTCCGGTCAAGTCGGTGTCAAAACCCTTGCCCGTGAGTTGCAACTCGACGTCTCGACCGTCAGCCGACAAGCGGCTGCGCTCGATCAGAAAAAATTAGTCGAAAAAATAAAAGACCCGACAGACGGCCGGGCCTTCTTTTACAACATCACAGATTACGGTCAACAAGAGCTCGAAACTTACCGGACAGCCCGTTTAACGAGCATCGAACGGTTATTACATGACTGGCCGGATGAAGATGCCGAATCGTTCGGTCGGTTGCTGAAACAGTTCAACCAAGCGTTACGGGAACGGTGAGTTTCTGAAAATACGAAATATCAGTCTAAAAAGAGGACGGATGCAAAATTCCGCTCTCTTTTTTTGTCCTTATTAGACATGACTTCCGGTTAACCGATTGTCACCTTCTGTTGAATCCGCTCAATCTGCTCGGGTGTCGTACGGCAACATCCGCCGATCAACCGGGCACCTGCGGCATACCATTCCGGAGCAATGTCTTCGAAAGCCGTACACACTGCTTCACCGGACCAGGTCTTACTGACCGGATCATACTGCTCACCGGAATTCGGATAGACGATAATCGGTACATCGGTCAGTTGTTTTAATGTCGTGATGAACTCTGTCGCAATCGATGCCGGAAAACAGTTCGCGCCGATTGCCGCCAGTTGCGGGTGCTCCCCTAATGCCTTGATACACTCACTCAACGGTGTTCCTTCACTGATGTGTGTTGCGTCACGCAGGGAAAAGGCAAGCCAGGCCGACTGATCCGGAAATTCTTCGAGCAGCCGGAACAGCACTTCGGCTTCCTGCAAGGAGGGAATCGTCTCAAATGCCAACACGTCCGCACCTGCCGCGATTAACGCTTCCAGACGAGGACGGTGGAAAGCTTCAAGTTGCGCATCGTCGACTCCGTAATGACCGATGTATTCGGATCCGTCCGAAAGATAGGCACCGTAAGGACCAATCGATCCCGCAATCAAAGCGTGATCCGCTGCCGGTCCGGTTTCCGCACGCGCCTGCTGTGCCAGATAGACCGTTTGTTTCATCAGTTCAATCGCTTCCTCTTCTTTAATCCCCCGGCTGCTGAAGCCGGCGACACTCGCTTGGTAGCTGGACGTGATGGCACAATCCGCCCCGATTTTAAAATAATCCGCATGGACGCGGTGAATCTGTTCCGGTTCTTCAAGCAGTACCCGGGCCGACCAAAGCGGATCATCGAGATTTCTCCCATGGCGTTCAAGTTCCGTCGCCAGTGCTCCGTCCAATAAAATATAGGGTTTTTCTTTTAACAGTTGTTCAACTGGATTGTTGTTCTTTGACATCTTCCACACTCCGTTTCCATGATGTTTTTGTCAGATGATGAACGATGTAACAGACCGCGATAAACGGAACCCCGAAATAGAGGGCGACCCGTTGCGTCGGATCAAAGGCGATTCCGATCAATGAAGCCAAACACATTAAAAACGACAGAATCGGTACAAACGGATACCAGGGCGTCCGGTAAACCAAATCGTTTAGATCATGCCCCTCTTGCAGATAGCGCTTGCGGAACATGAACTGTGAGGCGCTGATACTCATCCAGACAACGACGACTGCCAGTCCCGAGATCGAGACAAGCGCAATGTAGACGGAACCCGGTGCATAGACGCTGGAGAACAGGGCAAGCAGACCACCGAGCATACTGAAGAGAACGGCACGTATCGGCACTCCGCTCGCATTTAATTTAGAAAAGTACGGCGTAATCATCCGTTGATCGGATAAAGACCAGAGCATCCGTGATGCGGCATACAGACCCGAGTTCGCTGCTGACAAAATCGCGGTCAGGATGACGAAGTTCATGATGTCTGCTGCAAACGGAAGACCGATCCGTTCAAACACAGCAACGAATGGACTTTCAAGCACTCCTTTTGAATCATTTGGTAACAGAATCGCAAGAACAATGATCGTCCCGACAAAAAATAAGACGAGCCGGAAGACTGTTGTTCGAATGGCGAGAGGAACCGTCCGTTTCGGATCGACCGCCTCACCTGCTGCAATCCCGATTAACTCTGTTCCGGAATAGGCAAAGTTAACGGCAAGCATCGTCATCAAGATCGCGAACGCTCCGTTCGGAAACAGGCCCCCCTCCGTCAACGGAGCGAGAAGCGGTGCTTGTGAGCCGTCCGCGAGGGGCAAGAATCCGACGATTGCTGCTGTTCCTAAGACGATGAACACTAAAATCGTCAGCACCTTGACGGCAGAAAACCAAAATTCAACTTCCGCGAACAAGCGGACCGTCAAGACATTGATGCCTAAAATCATGACGACGAATAAAGCACTGAACAGCCAGACCGGAACATCCGGAAACCAGCGTTGCATCAATAAACCGGCTGCCGTAAATTCCGAACCGAGCGCGACCGTCCAAGTCAGCCAGTAAAGCCAGGCGACGGTATAGCCTGTTCCGGATCCAATATATTTCGTCGCGTAGCTGTGAAAGGCACCCGTCTCCGGCATATGTACCGCCAGCTCCCCTAGACAAAGCATTACCAGATAAACCGCCAGCGCTCCGACCAGGTAAGATAAAATCGTGCCGACCCGACCGGCCTGCTCGAGCGTATAGCCTGTACTTAAAAATAATCCGGTCCCGATGACACCGCCGAGTGACAACATGACGATATGCCGGGATTCCATTTTCCGCCGAAACGTTCCTTCTTTCATTGCTCCTCCACACTCCTCTTTTTCTCGTTAAACTAAAAAAAAACGCACCCACATGCATGGGTGCGTCGGTCGACAATCAAAGGAAGCTTATCGATCGGGTACAACACCCGCAGGAATTAGCACAGTATCTTTCGACCTGTTGCTGAGGCTTCAAAGGGCCAGTCCCTCCACCTCTCTGGATAAGAATGTAATTTTTCATAACAGTACCAACCCTGTTTTGAATTGTCAACACAATTCAGAATTTATCATGTAAAAAAAAACGCCTTACACCAAAACGGTATAAGACGTCTGTCGCTTATTTCTTCGCAAACAAATCAGCTGTCTTCAATGCCATGCGAACCGCTTTCCGGTTCAATGTGCCTTGTTGATGCTTCATTTCTTTTGTTTGACTGTTCAACTTGCCTTGAAGTGATTTGATTTTCTTATCTTTTTCAGCCATTTTCGCTTTATCGCGTTTTTGAGCTGCCACGATTTTTTGTTCTTCTGCTGGGAAGTATGATTCAAAACGTGAAACAGCTTCTTCGATACTGATTCCTGTGATCGGTTTAACGACCGGAAGCAACTCTGCTTTGGCCATTTCACGATCAAACGGAACGTTCTCCGGATAGTTCGTTTCTTTGTAGATGTGTTCTAGATCATTTGTATTCAGGAATTCCACGAAGTTATCAAAGTTACGTGCTTGAACACGTGTCGGACTTTGGAAGTCAGCCGACTCAATCACATCCGACAAGCGTGTGCTGTCTGTGATGTCATTTGCCCAAATGTGTGTCAATTGGTGATAATCCGTTAATTCGCGCATCCGTGCATCTTTCGGAATCAGGATACTTGGCGTTCCGGCAAGTGTTGCCGTGATGTTACCGTGAAGACGTGCTCCGAAGCTGAAGTCAGCTTCTTTCAAGAAGTCGATCCATGTCTGCGCGTTTAAGAAGAAGCGGACACGGTCGTTCATGTAAGTCGGATCCGACATCTTGACCGGATAGTTCGTGACGGATAAGTCAGCAATCGGATGTGTTCCTGTGTACGTCAAACGCAACTCTTTCATCCATTGCGGGATGAAGTAGTGGTTCGGGTACTCTTCCATTCCGCGTGTGATGAAGTTAAGGACGTTTTGCGGTGCAAGACGTGACGAGTTGACACCGATCATTGAATCTTTTGTGATATTCGTTTCACGAATTTTCAAATCACGACCAAACGCATACATCGATGGGCAACCGATGACTTTGTGATCGATTCCTTCGCGGAAACCAAGACGCGTCAAATATTTTGATGTGATTTCGCCGCGAAGTCCAAGCATGCTTGAGCGCTCAAGAACTGCGCTGACAAACGCTTTAACGTCTTCATCAAATGAGAAACCGTCGTTTAAATTCGCTTCAAACGGTGCGCGTAAACCGACACCGATGACGACGACCGGAATCTTTAGTTTTTTAATCAATTTTGTATATTTACGAAGTGTCGGGACGAATTCTTTACGGAATGCATCAGCGAGTGGAATGACATATAAATCGAAGTTCGCATTGATTTCATCTGCACGCTCTTCTTCATAGTAGTAGTAATCCGGTGTGATCGTCGTGCCCTCTGTCATCAAGGTGCGGAAAATACTGTATTGATAAATCAGGTTTCCGACGTTCCCTCCGATTGAGTTATGCTTCATCAAATATTCTGCGTCGAACTGTTCAAACGGTGTCATACCCGCACGGATAATAATACGTTTCATGTAAAATAATTCCCCTCTCACTTCTGTTTTCATTTAAAAAATATAAAATATATTTTGCTTTTTTAACCATCTTGTCTTTTCAAGGATAGTTGAATGCAATTCAGCAAGTCAACGAATAGCTGAAAACTACACATTATTGTGGATTATGAAAAATATAGGCTCAATACAACCTAACGAATATTCCCTATATAACAACTAGTTAAACATCTTTTCTCGACATACGATAAATTTCGAGATTTGCATAAATCGCCGGCAACATCACTTGCGTCGCTTCATCTTTCGAAAGAAGTGTGCCGAACAAATGAGCTGACTCGACTTCATTACCTTTCTCCATGTCACGTTGTAAGGACGACTTCATCGTTTCATCCATTTGTGCGATCTGTTGCTGTTGGATCTGTTCAATCCCATCACTGAACACAGCACCTTGGCGTTCCATCGCTTCTTTGGCTTCCGTTGCCAGGCGGCGGATCATCATCATTCCTTCTTCCTGCGAACGAATCGGACCGATTGCTGAACGGAAAAGCGACGTCACACCGGAAAACGTCGTGATGAACAGATACTTATTCCACATATCGCTGGTAATCGAGTCCGAGTATTTAATCGGCGCTAGTGTCCCCTCTAGGTGCTGCTTCAGTTCTTCCAAACGGTCTGGCCGGGTTCCCGGTAACGGACCGAATAATAAATGATGGGACGGACTCGTCTGTACGATGTGTCCTTGTGCATCAAGCGTTGATTCGATGAAGCAGAGTCCGCCCAGTACACGTTCCGCTCCGAAGTGTTGCTCCAGTTGCTTTAAATGTGCCATTCCGTTTAGCAACGGCAAAATATATGTATCAGTTGCGACGAACGGTTTGATGTCCTCTAACACCTGCTCCAGATGATAAGCCTTGGTCGATAAAAGAATGACATCAAACGTTCCTTTTTCTCCGGTCCGGATCAGGCGCGGAGAATAGGTAATATCCCCATGAAGACTTTTGACATGAAGTCCTGCACACAATTCTTCAAACCGGCGTTCACGCACTAAAAATGTGACATCTTCCCCTTTTTCCGCCAACCGGGCTCCGAAATAACCTCCGACGGCTCCTGCACCGACTACTAAAATTTTCATTTATTTTATCCCTCCATCTGACTGATGTCTTACAATCTGTTCTACGCTTTCGTTCTCTAGCCTATCACATCGAAAAGCCGCAATTTTGATAAAGATGACAATTTAATTAAAGCGCTTGCATTTTAGTTTTCCTCGTTTATACTACTTGTATACAAGTATACTTATTCGACAAAGAGGGTGTTTTTTATGTCCGATCTTTTATACCCGATTAAATGGTTATCAAAAGCCTCCGCCGGTGATCGTGTCGCCCATGAACTGCGCATGCGGATCATTTCCGGCAAGATTGAGAGCGGTACCGTCTTATCTGAAAACAAATTAGCCGCTGATTTTTCCGTCAGCCGATCTCCTGTCCGGGATGCCCTGAAGGTGTTGGCGTCAGAACGCATCATCCGGCTGGAACGGATGGGCGCCGTTGTCGTCGGACTGTCCAAACAAGACATCCAGGAAATTTACGATGTCCGTCTTTTAATCGAGACGTTCGTCTTCGAGCGGATTGTTAAGATGAATCGTCAGGATTTGGTTCGGGAGCTAAGCAAGGTGCTTGAAATGATGAAGATTGCCGTCAAATACAAAGACGCAGATGAATTTTCATATCAGGATGTTCTGTTCCATGAAACAATCATCCGGTCGATTGACCACGGATACGTCAGCATGATGTGGCAGAATCTCAAACCTGTCATGGAAAGCTTCATCCTGCTGTCGATGCGTCAACGAATCGAAGACGACATCGAAGATTTTGACCGAATTCTCGAGAACCATGCACTCTACATCGAAGCAATCGAAACTGGCGACCGC
This region includes:
- a CDS encoding amino acid permease — translated: MKEGTFRRKMESRHIVMLSLGGVIGTGLFLSTGYTLEQAGRVGTILSYLVGALAVYLVMLCLGELAVHMPETGAFHSYATKYIGSGTGYTVAWLYWLTWTVALGSEFTAAGLLMQRWFPDVPVWLFSALFVVMILGINVLTVRLFAEVEFWFSAVKVLTILVFIVLGTAAIVGFLPLADGSQAPLLAPLTEGGLFPNGAFAILMTMLAVNFAYSGTELIGIAAGEAVDPKRTVPLAIRTTVFRLVLFFVGTIIVLAILLPNDSKGVLESPFVAVFERIGLPFAADIMNFVILTAILSAANSGLYAASRMLWSLSDQRMITPYFSKLNASGVPIRAVLFSMLGGLLALFSSVYAPGSVYIALVSISGLAVVVVWMSISASQFMFRKRYLQEGHDLNDLVYRTPWYPFVPILSFLMCLASLIGIAFDPTQRVALYFGVPFIAVCYIVHHLTKTSWKRSVEDVKEQQSS
- a CDS encoding MarR family winged helix-turn-helix transcriptional regulator, giving the protein MSNQSLETIELELAILIRRLTTATADNRNLDRASYLLLRQLSDSGQVGVKTLARELQLDVSTVSRQAAALDQKKLVEKIKDPTDGRAFFYNITDYGQQELETYRTARLTSIERLLHDWPDEDAESFGRLLKQFNQALRER
- a CDS encoding ketopantoate reductase family protein; the encoded protein is MKILVVGAGAVGGYFGARLAEKGEDVTFLVRERRFEELCAGLHVKSLHGDITYSPRLIRTGEKGTFDVILLSTKAYHLEQVLEDIKPFVATDTYILPLLNGMAHLKQLEQHFGAERVLGGLCFIESTLDAQGHIVQTSPSHHLLFGPLPGTRPDRLEELKQHLEGTLAPIKYSDSITSDMWNKYLFITTFSGVTSLFRSAIGPIRSQEEGMMMIRRLATEAKEAMERQGAVFSDGIEQIQQQQIAQMDETMKSSLQRDMEKGNEVESAHLFGTLLSKDEATQVMLPAIYANLEIYRMSRKDV
- the mmuM gene encoding homocysteine S-methyltransferase; the encoded protein is MSKNNNPVEQLLKEKPYILLDGALATELERHGRNLDDPLWSARVLLEEPEQIHRVHADYFKIGADCAITSSYQASVAGFSSRGIKEEEAIELMKQTVYLAQQARAETGPAADHALIAGSIGPYGAYLSDGSEYIGHYGVDDAQLEAFHRPRLEALIAAGADVLAFETIPSLQEAEVLFRLLEEFPDQSAWLAFSLRDATHISEGTPLSECIKALGEHPQLAAIGANCFPASIATEFITTLKQLTDVPIIVYPNSGEQYDPVSKTWSGEAVCTAFEDIAPEWYAAGARLIGGCCRTTPEQIERIQQKVTIG
- a CDS encoding MFS transporter; this encodes MALAEKTTTLAPETVLSESKHGLLHQPIAVWAVFFASITAFMGMGLVNPVLPTIAENLEASKSEVTLLFTSYNAVMAFAMLITGAISSRIGQKGTLMLGIAVIATVAGFASQADSIWTLVALRGGWGLGNALFVATALAAIVSLSSGGTAKAIILYEAAVGLGISIGPLLGGTLGSITWRAPFMGVATIMVIAFLVLLFLMPKPVATATPAKKISLIAPFQAMKHRSLLTLGIVAALYNVGFFTIMAYAPFVMKLPAKGLGFVFLGWGMLLALTSVLTAPKLKQWLGTIKAMVLMLLLFAVLLLLMGIFTETPAVVIVCVILAGAVLGNNNTLITTAVMDAAPVERSTASAAYSFLRFLGAAIAPFMAGKLSEIYNANLPFYVGSAFVLLSVVIIGVNLKHIRHIDTTDSGH
- a CDS encoding GntR family transcriptional regulator; this translates as MSDLLYPIKWLSKASAGDRVAHELRMRIISGKIESGTVLSENKLAADFSVSRSPVRDALKVLASERIIRLERMGAVVVGLSKQDIQEIYDVRLLIETFVFERIVKMNRQDLVRELSKVLEMMKIAVKYKDADEFSYQDVLFHETIIRSIDHGYVSMMWQNLKPVMESFILLSMRQRIEDDIEDFDRILENHALYIEAIETGDRKRMIASLHQNFDDVQEVEDLWKSQQLMTKGVEPHD
- a CDS encoding polysaccharide pyruvyl transferase family protein, which encodes MKRIIIRAGMTPFEQFDAEYLMKHNSIGGNVGNLIYQYSIFRTLMTEGTTITPDYYYYEEERADEINANFDLYVIPLADAFRKEFVPTLRKYTKLIKKLKIPVVVIGVGLRAPFEANLNDGFSFDEDVKAFVSAVLERSSMLGLRGEITSKYLTRLGFREGIDHKVIGCPSMYAFGRDLKIRETNITKDSMIGVNSSRLAPQNVLNFITRGMEEYPNHYFIPQWMKELRLTYTGTHPIADLSVTNYPVKMSDPTYMNDRVRFFLNAQTWIDFLKEADFSFGARLHGNITATLAGTPSILIPKDARMRELTDYHQLTHIWANDITDSTRLSDVIESADFQSPTRVQARNFDNFVEFLNTNDLEHIYKETNYPENVPFDREMAKAELLPVVKPITGISIEEAVSRFESYFPAEEQKIVAAQKRDKAKMAEKDKKIKSLQGKLNSQTKEMKHQQGTLNRKAVRMALKTADLFAKK
- a CDS encoding CBS domain-containing protein, coding for MKAYQSMKETVITVNEQDTIRTVVERFITSGISGVPVVNGEQEVVGYISDGDIMRAIGKHKDIIVDTFLYVDVIKGDDENYEERVRHILTRPVMDMARRKVVTATTETEMEEIAATLGSKRIKKLPILKDGKLVGIISRGDVIRHSFKQFI